DNA from Leptospira koniambonensis:
CCTATTTCGGAAAGTTGGTCTGGACCGGTTTCTCCAGTCATAGCAGTGAGAGGAGCAGGGTAGATGTTCTGAGCTCCGACTGCAATTTTCGAATTTTCTAATATTCGAGCAACCGCAGCCAGATGGATAGAAGAAGGAAATACAACTGCCTTTTTATTATCAGGAAGAGAAGAAGACTTTTCTTTCAGGCCGCTTGCGAGTGCCAATGCTTCCTTTTCGGAAAGATTCATTTTCCAGTTACCAGCGATAATTTTTGGGCGCATATATATTTCCTTTTGTTCTTTAGATTATTGATTTAGAAGAGCAACAACTCCGGGGAGTTTTTTACCTTCTAAAAATTCTAAGGAGGCTCCTCCTCCAGTAGAAACGTGAGTGATCTTATCTTCTACCTTAGCCTTATTGATCGCAGCGATGGAATCTCCTCCACCTACAACAGTCCTGGCTTTGGACTTGGAAACCGCTTTTGCGATCGCCATAGTTCCAGGTGCAAATTTATCGAATTCGAAAACTCCCATAGGACCGTTCCAAACGATGGTTGCTGCATTCTTAATTACTTTTTCGTAATTAGAGATTGTTTTAGGACCTATATCCATTCCCATCCAACCGTCCAAAATTCCCATCTTGTCTACGGTTTTGGTCTTAGCGTTCGCGTCGAATTTATCACCGATCACATGATCCACAGGAAGTTGGAAATCTACACCTGCAACTCCAGCTCTTTCGATCAGTTGGAAAGCTTCTACTTCGAAATCTCTTTCTACTAATGAATTTCCAACAGGGATCGCTCTGGATTTTAAGAAGGTATAAGCCATTCCTCCACCGATCAAAATATGGTCCACTTTTTCGATCAGGTTTTTGATCACACTGATCTTGGAAGAAACCTTGGAACCTCCGATGATCGCAACGAAAGGTTTTGCAGGGCGGGAAAGAAGAGAAGAAAGTTCGGTGATCTCTTTGTACATCAACAAACCTGCAAAAGAAGGCAGAAGATGTGCAATTCCTTCCGTAGAAGCGTGAGCTCTATGAGCCGCACCGAATGCGTCGTTTACATACACATCAGCAAGAGCAGCTAAACTTTTGGAAAAGGCAGCATTATTCTCTTCTTCTTCTTTATGAAAACGTAAATTTTCCAGAACCAGGATCTCTCCATCTTTGAGTTCTTTGGAAAGTTTTACGGCATTCTCTCCAATTACGTCTTTGGAGAATATTACAGAAGTTTTAACTAAACCTTTAAAAACTTCGTAAACAGGTTCCATAGAATATTGAGGATCCGGTTTACCTTTAGGGCGGCCAAGGTGGCTCGCGATAATAACGCGAGCACCTTTTTTTACCAATAATTCAATGGTAGGAAGTGTCTTTTCAATTCTAGTCTTGTCGGAAACTTTACCGTTATCCAGAGGGACGTTAAAATCGACCCTCAGAAAAACTCGTTTCCCCTTGACGTCCTCGTTTTCGAGTCTGGGTAATTGCTGCATCGATTAGCCTTTTTTAACCATGTAACGGATAAGGTCTAGAACTCTGTTAGAGTAACCCATCTCGTTATCATACCAGGAAACCAATTTAAAGAATCTGGAATTTAATTCGATACAAGCATCCGCGTCATAGATAGACGAAAGTGTAGAACTTAAGAAGTCGTTAGAAACAACCATCTCATCAGTATATCCTAAAATTCCTTTCATAGCTCCTTCAGAAGCTTCTTTCATTTTTGCAGAAATTTCTTTTAGGCTGGTTTCTTTAGTAGTTCTAACAGTTAGATCCACAACAGAAACGTCTGGAGTTGGAACTCTGAAAGACATACCAGTTAGTTTTCCGTTTACTTCAGGAATACAAAGACCAACCGCTTTCGCAGCACCAGTAGAAGCTGGGATAATGTTTTGCATTGCTCCTCTTCCACCTCTCCAGTCTTTTTTAGAAGGACCGTCAACAGTAGGTTGAGTTGCAGTAGTCGCGTGAATAGTGGTCATCAGACCTTCTTCGATCCCGAAATTGTCTAGAACCACTTTAGTGATTGGAGCAAGACAGTTAGTAGTACAGGAAGCGTTAGAAACAACATGATCCTTGCTTGGATCGTATTTTTCGTTATTCACTCCCATTACAAAAGTAGGGATGTCCTTATCTTTTGCAGGAGCAGAGATCACCACTTTTTTAGCTCCGGCTTTAATATGTTTTTCAGCGCCGACTCTATCAGTGAATAGACCAGTAGATTCAATTACATAGTCAACTTTCAGATCTTTCCAAGGGAGTTTTTCTGGATCTCTTTCGGATACACAAAGAACTTTTTTGCCGTCTACGATAAGTGCGTCTTCAGTATGCTCTACGGTGCCGTTAAAACGTCCATGAGTAGAATCGTATTTTAAAAGATATCCTAGGTTGTCCGGAGTTACTAGGTCGTTGATTGCTACAAATTCAATATTTGGGTCTTTGATCCCTGAACGGAATACCAAGCGACCGATTCGGCCAAAACCGTTGATAGCGATTCTTGTCATTTTCTTCCCTTTATTTCCTTAATGTTATTTGATAAAACAGGAGCCTTTGGCTCTTCAAATACATGTTTTTATAACAAAACCATCCTGAAAATCCGTTTTTTTGAAGATTTTGTAACGGATTCTAAGGTGGGAACGGATTAAAGGGCTTTGCCGATGATCTTTTCGAAAGGAATGGGGCCGAAATCTCTGGAATCCACGCAGTCATCTCGGTTATCACATAGAAGAAAGTAATTTCGATCTTCTATCGTTAGGTTAGAAAGATTGTCACGAGTAGAATATGTTCCGGAGAATGCGGGTCTTGCGTCCTTGAATTGTAAGGAGAAGTCTGATTTTTCCTGAACCTCGGAGATACCGTTTCTATAAAGGACCTTATCTTTGATTGAGATCTGGTCTCCTGATTTTCCCATGATGCGGACGAGAGTTACTTTTCCTTTTTGTGTAGGATGTTCGACAAGTACCACATCACCTAAAAATAAAGATGAATCCCGAACAAATCGTGAGATATAAATTCTTTTTCCTTTGGCGAATGCCGGAGACATCTCTTCCGTTTCTGGGACGAATGGAAATACAAACCAGATCCGAATAGCGGCCGCGAATAAAAATCCCACCACAAGAGATATAGAAATTACCTGAGCGAATTTCTTTCGGTCAAATTTTTTTTCCTTCTCTCCGAACTCTTTTTTCAATGAGAACATTATGGGCTAAGGTATGAATACTGCCTAAGAAAGCATCCATATTTTGGACTTGTGCAGCTTCGGGAATGTTGTAAGATTGAACCGCGATTGAGGGAAAATATATGCAAGAAGTACATGTGGCTGGAAATATATTAGAATACATGGGCAAACGTCCTATCTTCAAAGACGGAGTTTTCTTAGCTCC
Protein-coding regions in this window:
- a CDS encoding phosphoglycerate kinase, with product MQQLPRLENEDVKGKRVFLRVDFNVPLDNGKVSDKTRIEKTLPTIELLVKKGARVIIASHLGRPKGKPDPQYSMEPVYEVFKGLVKTSVIFSKDVIGENAVKLSKELKDGEILVLENLRFHKEEEENNAAFSKSLAALADVYVNDAFGAAHRAHASTEGIAHLLPSFAGLLMYKEITELSSLLSRPAKPFVAIIGGSKVSSKISVIKNLIEKVDHILIGGGMAYTFLKSRAIPVGNSLVERDFEVEAFQLIERAGVAGVDFQLPVDHVIGDKFDANAKTKTVDKMGILDGWMGMDIGPKTISNYEKVIKNAATIVWNGPMGVFEFDKFAPGTMAIAKAVSKSKARTVVGGGDSIAAINKAKVEDKITHVSTGGGASLEFLEGKKLPGVVALLNQ
- the gap gene encoding type I glyceraldehyde-3-phosphate dehydrogenase; amino-acid sequence: MTRIAINGFGRIGRLVFRSGIKDPNIEFVAINDLVTPDNLGYLLKYDSTHGRFNGTVEHTEDALIVDGKKVLCVSERDPEKLPWKDLKVDYVIESTGLFTDRVGAEKHIKAGAKKVVISAPAKDKDIPTFVMGVNNEKYDPSKDHVVSNASCTTNCLAPITKVVLDNFGIEEGLMTTIHATTATQPTVDGPSKKDWRGGRGAMQNIIPASTGAAKAVGLCIPEVNGKLTGMSFRVPTPDVSVVDLTVRTTKETSLKEISAKMKEASEGAMKGILGYTDEMVVSNDFLSSTLSSIYDADACIELNSRFFKLVSWYDNEMGYSNRVLDLIRYMVKKG
- the lepB gene encoding signal peptidase I translates to MFSLKKEFGEKEKKFDRKKFAQVISISLVVGFLFAAAIRIWFVFPFVPETEEMSPAFAKGKRIYISRFVRDSSLFLGDVVLVEHPTQKGKVTLVRIMGKSGDQISIKDKVLYRNGISEVQEKSDFSLQFKDARPAFSGTYSTRDNLSNLTIEDRNYFLLCDNRDDCVDSRDFGPIPFEKIIGKAL